In one Corallococcus sp. EGB genomic region, the following are encoded:
- a CDS encoding LysR family transcriptional regulator: protein MKVDLGDLNAFVVVARARSFREGARLSGSSASSLSDAVRRLEERLGVRLLNRTTRSVVPTEAGEGLLERLAPALTEMEAALDVVNGFRNRPAGVLRLNVPISASRLVLPRIVPPFLAAYPDIRLEVITEDSFVDIIAAGCDAGIRYDERLEQDMIAVPIGPRVQRHATAAAPAYLARHGRPEHPRDLLRHACLRGRFASGAMTLWEFERDGEVVTVEPSGPLIVRAGGGTDLAVDAALAGTGIVHLFEDWLRPSLDSGALVPVLEPWWQPFPGPFLYYPGRRLVPAPLRAFIDFIKTRDEAP, encoded by the coding sequence GTGAAGGTCGACCTGGGTGATTTGAACGCCTTCGTGGTGGTGGCGCGGGCCCGGAGCTTTCGCGAGGGGGCGCGCCTGAGCGGGAGCAGCGCGTCCTCGCTGAGCGACGCGGTCCGCCGGCTGGAGGAGCGGCTGGGCGTCCGCCTGCTCAACCGTACGACACGCAGCGTCGTCCCCACCGAAGCCGGGGAGGGCCTGCTGGAGCGCCTGGCGCCCGCGCTGACGGAGATGGAGGCCGCGCTCGACGTGGTGAACGGCTTTCGCAACCGGCCCGCCGGCGTGCTGCGCCTCAACGTGCCCATCAGCGCGTCGCGGCTGGTGCTGCCGCGCATCGTCCCGCCGTTCCTCGCCGCCTATCCCGACATCCGCCTGGAGGTCATCACCGAGGACAGCTTCGTGGACATCATCGCGGCCGGATGCGACGCAGGCATCCGCTACGACGAGCGGCTCGAGCAGGACATGATCGCGGTGCCCATCGGGCCCCGCGTCCAGCGCCACGCCACGGCCGCGGCCCCGGCATACCTGGCGCGCCATGGGCGGCCGGAACATCCTCGGGACCTGCTGCGCCATGCCTGCCTGCGCGGCCGCTTCGCGAGCGGCGCGATGACGCTCTGGGAGTTCGAGCGCGACGGCGAGGTGGTGACGGTCGAGCCCTCGGGACCGCTCATCGTGCGGGCGGGTGGGGGGACGGACCTCGCCGTCGACGCCGCGCTCGCGGGCACGGGCATCGTGCACCTCTTCGAGGATTGGCTGCGCCCCTCTCTTGACAGCGGCGCCCTGGTGCCGGTCCTCGAACCCTGGTGGCAACCCTTCCCGGGGCCCTTCCTCTACTACCCCGGGCGGCGCCTCGTGCCCGCCCCGCTGCGGGCGTTCATCGACTTCATCAAGACGCGGGATGAAGCGCCCTGA
- a CDS encoding aldo/keto reductase family oxidoreductase, whose product MPGIDSSSTFPLGGRPVKRLGYGAMQLAGPGVFGPPKDPDAARAVLREVVARGVNHIDTSDFYGPHVTNQLIREALAPYPDGLVIVTKIGARRGNDGSWLPAFSREELTQAVHDNLRNLGLDVLDVVNLRFMFDTHGPAEGPIEEALTVLADLQRKGLVRHIGLSNVTARQVAEGRRIADIVCVQNHYNLAHRDDDALIDSLAKDGIAYVPFFPLGGFSPLQSSTLSSVAARLGATPMQTALAWLLHRSPNVLLIPGTSSVGHLRENLAAGELKLPEDALQELDSVASARPA is encoded by the coding sequence ATGCCCGGTATCGATTCCTCCAGCACCTTCCCCCTCGGGGGCCGCCCCGTGAAGCGCCTTGGCTATGGGGCCATGCAGCTCGCGGGGCCTGGCGTCTTTGGCCCACCGAAGGACCCGGACGCCGCTCGGGCCGTGTTGCGCGAGGTCGTGGCCCGTGGGGTCAACCACATCGACACGAGTGACTTCTACGGCCCGCACGTCACCAACCAGCTCATTCGCGAGGCGCTCGCGCCGTACCCTGACGGCCTCGTCATCGTCACCAAGATTGGCGCACGGCGCGGCAACGACGGTTCGTGGCTCCCGGCCTTCTCGCGGGAGGAGCTGACACAGGCCGTGCACGACAACCTGCGCAACCTGGGGCTCGACGTTTTGGACGTGGTCAACCTGCGCTTCATGTTCGACACGCACGGTCCCGCCGAAGGCCCCATCGAAGAGGCCCTCACCGTCCTCGCCGACCTCCAGCGCAAGGGCCTGGTGCGCCACATCGGGCTGAGCAACGTCACCGCGAGGCAGGTCGCGGAGGGGCGGCGCATCGCGGACATCGTCTGCGTGCAGAACCACTACAACCTGGCGCACCGCGATGACGACGCGCTCATCGATTCGCTCGCGAAGGATGGGATCGCCTACGTGCCGTTCTTCCCGCTGGGAGGCTTCAGCCCGTTGCAGTCCTCCACCCTGTCCTCCGTCGCGGCCCGCCTCGGCGCGACGCCCATGCAGACCGCCCTCGCGTGGCTGCTGCACCGCTCGCCCAACGTGCTCCTCATCCCCGGCACGTCGTCCGTCGGGCACCTGCGGGAGAACCTTGCCGCGGGCGAGCTCAAGCTGCCGGAGGACGCGCTCCAGGAGCTGGACTCGGTGGCGAGCGCCCGCCCCGCTTGA
- a CDS encoding LysR family transcriptional regulator, whose amino-acid sequence MDFPDLPFLRTFVTVYESRSVTEASARLHRTQPTVSYQLRRLEETLGAPLFERRSARLVPTPLADRLFRFLGGFARDVQAVLQGDEEDRPLEIAAVSGFGRYVLFPLLRESESLHRALTLRYPPAEEVFRQVLEGQVDVGFSFRSTVHPRLTLTPVHEEELVLVAGRTWARRLRVQEHFKDVPMVTYDEGDYVVGRWLGHHFGRRHPHWYSTAHFEELEEVLDWVEQGRGVAVVPGFCIPRGRGLGVVSWGKPALTNTVHAVQRTQAPVRPVVAELLKRLRDGG is encoded by the coding sequence ATGGACTTCCCCGACCTCCCCTTCCTGCGCACGTTCGTGACCGTCTACGAATCCCGGAGTGTGACGGAGGCCTCCGCGCGACTGCATCGCACCCAGCCCACGGTGAGCTACCAGCTGCGCAGGCTGGAGGAGACGCTCGGCGCGCCCCTGTTCGAGCGGCGGTCCGCGCGGCTCGTGCCCACGCCCCTGGCGGACCGGCTCTTCCGCTTTCTCGGTGGCTTCGCCCGGGACGTGCAGGCGGTGTTGCAGGGGGATGAGGAGGATCGCCCGCTGGAGATCGCCGCGGTGTCTGGCTTTGGCCGCTATGTGCTCTTCCCGCTGCTGCGGGAGTCGGAGTCGCTGCACCGGGCGCTGACGCTGCGCTATCCACCGGCGGAGGAGGTCTTTCGCCAGGTGCTGGAGGGACAGGTGGACGTGGGCTTCTCCTTCCGGAGCACGGTGCACCCGCGGCTCACGCTGACGCCTGTCCATGAAGAGGAGCTCGTGCTCGTCGCGGGCAGGACCTGGGCCCGGCGCCTGCGCGTGCAGGAGCACTTCAAGGATGTGCCCATGGTGACCTATGACGAGGGGGACTACGTGGTGGGCCGGTGGCTCGGACACCACTTCGGCCGGCGCCATCCCCACTGGTACAGCACCGCGCACTTCGAGGAGCTGGAAGAGGTGCTGGACTGGGTGGAGCAGGGACGAGGCGTGGCCGTCGTCCCCGGCTTCTGCATCCCGAGGGGACGGGGCCTGGGCGTGGTGAGCTGGGGCAAGCCCGCGCTCACCAACACGGTTCATGCCGTGCAGCGCACCCAGGCGCCCGTGCGGCCCGTCGTCGCGGAGCTGCTGAAGCGGCTGCGCGACGGCGGGTGA